In one Rhizobium lentis genomic region, the following are encoded:
- a CDS encoding aromatic ring-hydroxylating oxygenase subunit alpha, with amino-acid sequence MLNKLPSSISALLDARADGHSQPAGLYTREDVFEADIDVFFHKHWICVGLDCDVPEPGDATVIDIGKTSLILLRDDDGELRVLHNVCRHRGSRLLDPGKTIVSKLVCPYHTWTYELTGELSYAPHMGKDFDKDCRGLKRVTFKSIGGLIYVCLSDNPPEDIALLERTMVERLAPYDIRNAKIAHQVDVIEEGNWKLTMENNRECYHCSANHPELCVSFVDLDFGFDPETLSPEDREQAEEHFRLYQERTRAWEADGYPSAAVEQLVDCATNFRTQRLIIAGAGESQTHDATAASSKLLGRMTRKDLGDTHLWGHNSWNHFMGDHAVVAVVIPLSAGKTLVRTKWLVHEEAVEGIDYGLDKLTDVWNATTDQDADLVARSHAGTLDPAYQPGPYSRFSETNLDKFATWYIDRMRAHGY; translated from the coding sequence ATGCTAAACAAGCTTCCATCTTCCATTTCAGCCCTTCTCGACGCCCGCGCCGACGGCCACTCCCAGCCGGCGGGCCTCTACACCAGGGAAGATGTGTTCGAAGCTGATATCGACGTCTTCTTCCACAAGCACTGGATCTGCGTCGGCCTCGACTGTGACGTTCCCGAACCCGGCGACGCGACGGTGATCGACATCGGCAAGACGAGCCTGATCCTTCTGCGTGACGACGACGGCGAACTCCGCGTCCTGCACAATGTCTGCCGCCATCGCGGCTCCCGCCTTCTCGATCCGGGCAAGACGATCGTCTCGAAGCTCGTCTGTCCCTACCACACCTGGACCTATGAACTGACGGGGGAGCTTAGCTACGCTCCTCATATGGGCAAGGATTTCGACAAGGACTGTCGGGGCCTAAAACGCGTGACCTTTAAGTCCATCGGCGGGCTGATCTATGTCTGCCTCTCCGACAATCCGCCCGAAGACATCGCTCTCCTCGAGCGGACGATGGTCGAGCGGCTGGCGCCGTACGACATCCGCAACGCCAAGATCGCCCACCAGGTCGACGTCATCGAGGAGGGCAACTGGAAGCTGACGATGGAGAACAACCGTGAGTGCTACCATTGCTCCGCCAACCATCCGGAACTCTGCGTCTCCTTCGTCGATCTCGACTTCGGCTTCGACCCGGAGACCCTGAGCCCCGAGGATCGCGAGCAGGCCGAAGAGCATTTCCGGCTCTACCAAGAGCGGACCAGGGCATGGGAAGCCGATGGCTATCCCTCGGCTGCCGTCGAACAGCTCGTCGACTGCGCCACCAACTTCCGCACGCAGCGGCTGATCATAGCAGGAGCCGGCGAATCCCAGACCCATGACGCCACCGCCGCATCGTCGAAGCTGCTCGGCCGCATGACCCGCAAGGATCTCGGCGATACCCATCTCTGGGGCCACAACAGCTGGAACCACTTCATGGGCGACCATGCGGTCGTAGCCGTCGTCATCCCGCTCTCGGCGGGCAAGACGCTCGTCCGCACCAAATGGCTGGTGCACGAGGAGGCCGTCGAAGGGATCGATTACGGCCTCGACAAGCTGACGGATGTCTGGAACGCGACGACGGATCAGGATGCAGACCTTGTGGCCCGCTCGCACGCCGGCACGCTCGACCCCGCTTATCAGCCCGGCCCCTATTCCCGCTTCTCCGAGACGAACCTCGACAAATTCGCCACCTGGTATATCGATCGGATGCGCGCCCATGGATACTAG
- a CDS encoding FAD-binding oxidoreductase has protein sequence MDTRSPQVSIKKAAPAALWNPEEDDTLVCLDVQQETHDVKTFTFASPEGKRFAFKAGQYFLFDLDHNGEAESRCYSISSSPHRTNAFSVTVKRVPGGKISNWLHDTLVVGASVKANGPLGHFVRSETGRKLLLLSGGSGITPVMSILREIADSCEPANVVFMHGARRPQDLIFRDELACIARRLKGLRLHLLPETVAGEASWPGLSGRISAEYMRLAVPDIAERTVMCCGPAPFMAAARRIAGELGVPASNYVEESFDAAVIDEPEIPAVKEAVIKVFQVSFSKQARSIEVSGDQSVLSCAKKAGVRIPSSCANGVCGTCKSKLISGTVDMNHNGGIRQREIDAGLFLPCCSKPLSDLIIER, from the coding sequence ATGGATACTAGAAGCCCACAGGTATCGATCAAAAAGGCTGCCCCCGCTGCGCTCTGGAACCCCGAGGAAGACGACACGCTCGTCTGCCTCGACGTCCAGCAGGAGACCCACGACGTCAAGACCTTCACCTTCGCATCGCCCGAGGGGAAGCGGTTCGCGTTCAAGGCGGGGCAGTATTTCCTGTTCGACCTCGATCATAATGGAGAGGCCGAAAGCCGCTGTTACAGCATCTCCTCCTCGCCGCATCGCACCAACGCCTTTTCGGTAACGGTGAAGCGCGTTCCCGGCGGCAAGATCTCCAACTGGCTGCACGACACGCTGGTTGTGGGGGCATCGGTCAAGGCGAACGGCCCCCTCGGTCATTTCGTGCGATCGGAGACGGGACGCAAGCTGCTGCTGCTGTCGGGCGGCTCCGGCATCACGCCCGTGATGTCCATCCTGCGTGAGATCGCGGACAGCTGCGAACCCGCCAATGTCGTCTTCATGCACGGCGCACGCAGGCCGCAGGATCTGATTTTTCGAGACGAGCTTGCCTGCATCGCCCGCAGACTGAAAGGTCTTCGGCTGCACCTTCTGCCTGAGACCGTCGCGGGCGAAGCATCCTGGCCGGGGCTATCCGGCCGTATTTCGGCGGAGTATATGCGGCTTGCCGTTCCCGACATCGCCGAGCGCACCGTGATGTGCTGCGGCCCGGCGCCGTTCATGGCGGCGGCGCGCCGCATCGCTGGCGAACTCGGCGTACCCGCCTCGAACTATGTGGAGGAAAGCTTCGACGCCGCTGTCATCGACGAGCCGGAGATACCCGCGGTAAAGGAAGCGGTTATCAAGGTCTTTCAGGTGAGCTTCTCCAAGCAGGCCCGCAGCATCGAGGTCTCCGGCGACCAAAGCGTGCTCTCCTGCGCCAAGAAAGCGGGCGTCCGGATTCCATCCTCCTGCGCGAACGGCGTCTGCGGCACCTGCAAGTCGAAGCTGATCTCCGGCACAGTCGACATGAACCACAATGGCGGAATCCGCCAGAGAGAAATCGACGCCGGCTTGTTCCTGCCCTGCTGCTCCAAGCCGCTCAGCGATCTGATCATCGAGCGCTGA
- a CDS encoding GlxA family transcriptional regulator has protein sequence MRPEQHRSADDGKKQTARLKVGFVLSRSFTLSAFALFVDTLRLASDEQDRSGRVLADWQVIGSTRHLITSSCGVQVAPTSDFVDPTRFDYIVVVGGLLTVENPVDQQTIAFLKQADAKKVPLIGVCTGTFILAAAGLMKRHESCVSWLHYREFRERFPDLSVRSDRLFNLDRQRGSCAGGSSSADMAALLVRKYISRDAERNALEVLQIEKARAPADIQPRRPLYDDYDDARVKAAMITMEQFVDGSMPIEKLAAMVGLSRRQLERIFIDKTGMSPAKAYNRVRMERAKSILAQSKAPLIEIALDVGFENASQFTRTFKRTFGQTPSQHRAAASRAH, from the coding sequence ATGCGACCTGAGCAGCATCGGTCGGCAGACGATGGCAAAAAACAGACCGCCCGGCTCAAGGTTGGGTTCGTTTTGTCGCGGTCCTTCACGCTGTCCGCTTTTGCGCTCTTCGTGGACACGCTGCGGCTTGCCAGCGACGAGCAGGACCGTTCCGGACGGGTGCTTGCCGACTGGCAGGTGATCGGCAGCACGCGGCATCTGATCACCTCGAGCTGCGGCGTCCAGGTCGCTCCGACGTCTGACTTCGTCGATCCCACCCGCTTCGACTACATCGTCGTGGTCGGGGGGCTTCTGACGGTGGAGAATCCCGTCGACCAGCAGACCATCGCCTTCCTCAAACAGGCGGACGCCAAGAAAGTGCCGCTGATTGGCGTGTGCACCGGTACGTTCATCCTTGCCGCCGCGGGCCTGATGAAGCGGCATGAATCCTGCGTGAGCTGGCTGCATTACAGGGAGTTTCGCGAGCGCTTCCCCGATCTCAGCGTTCGCTCCGACCGGCTCTTCAATCTCGATCGCCAGCGTGGATCCTGCGCCGGCGGCAGCAGCAGTGCCGATATGGCGGCGCTGCTGGTCAGGAAATACATCAGCCGCGATGCCGAACGAAACGCGCTTGAAGTGCTGCAGATCGAGAAGGCCCGGGCTCCGGCCGACATTCAACCCAGGCGCCCGCTCTACGACGACTATGACGATGCCCGCGTCAAGGCGGCGATGATCACGATGGAGCAGTTCGTCGATGGCAGCATGCCGATCGAGAAGCTCGCCGCCATGGTAGGGCTTTCAAGGCGGCAGCTGGAGAGGATCTTCATCGACAAGACCGGCATGTCGCCTGCCAAGGCCTATAATCGTGTCCGCATGGAGCGGGCAAAATCGATCCTTGCCCAATCGAAGGCGCCGCTGATCGAGATCGCGCTCGATGTCGGCTTCGAAAATGCCTCGCAATTCACGAGGACGTTCAAGCGGACATTCGGACAGACGCCCTCGCAGCATCGCGCGGCGGCTTCGAGAGCGCACTGA
- the gfa gene encoding S-(hydroxymethyl)glutathione synthase, with amino-acid sequence MTSIAIHPAVDSGFRATDAAFAGGTLVCNCASNPVKVRIRGDIAHNHVCGCTKCWKPKGAVFSVVAVAPTENVEVLENGDKLAVVDSAALIQRHACKECGVHMYGPVEREHPFQGLSFVHPERFQESGWAKPTFAAFVSSIIESGFDPSKMDAVRAQLRASGLEPYDCLSPGLMDYIATWTAKKSGALAA; translated from the coding sequence ATGACCAGCATAGCCATTCATCCGGCAGTGGATTCAGGCTTTCGAGCGACCGACGCTGCTTTCGCTGGCGGAACGCTCGTCTGCAACTGCGCGAGCAATCCGGTCAAGGTGAGGATCAGGGGCGACATCGCCCACAACCACGTCTGCGGCTGCACTAAGTGCTGGAAGCCGAAAGGTGCCGTCTTCTCAGTCGTGGCGGTGGCGCCGACCGAAAATGTCGAGGTGCTGGAGAACGGCGACAAGCTCGCGGTCGTCGATTCGGCGGCCTTGATCCAGCGCCACGCGTGCAAGGAGTGCGGCGTGCATATGTACGGTCCAGTCGAGCGCGAACACCCCTTCCAGGGATTGTCCTTCGTCCATCCGGAACGCTTCCAGGAAAGCGGCTGGGCAAAGCCGACCTTTGCGGCCTTCGTCTCGTCGATCATCGAAAGCGGCTTCGACCCTTCGAAGATGGATGCCGTCCGCGCACAGCTGAGGGCGTCGGGCCTCGAGCCCTATGACTGCCTGTCGCCCGGTCTGATGGACTATATCGCGACCTGGACCGCCAAGAAGAGCGGCGCTCTCGCGGCTTGA
- the fghA gene encoding S-formylglutathione hydrolase, whose product MKTISTDKCYGGTQGVYVSRSEACDCDMTFAVFVPPQAAEGNLPVLWYLSGLTCTHANVMDKGEYRRLAAELGLVIVCPDTSPRGDHVPDEADNWQFGKGAGFYVDATQPPYAANYGMCSYIAEELPKLIAAEFPVDMDRQGIFGHSMGGHGAITIALKNPDRFRSCSAFAPISHPSVSGWSKPAFRKYLGADEKTWRAYDACSLIEDGYRFPELFVDQGTADSFLEDGLRPAELKAACEAAEINLTLRMQEGYGHSYFFISTFMEDHLRWHAQRLG is encoded by the coding sequence ATGAAGACGATCTCGACCGACAAGTGCTATGGCGGTACCCAGGGCGTCTACGTCAGCCGCTCCGAGGCGTGCGATTGCGACATGACCTTTGCTGTGTTCGTGCCGCCGCAGGCCGCCGAAGGCAATCTGCCGGTTCTCTGGTATCTGTCCGGCCTGACCTGCACGCATGCCAATGTCATGGACAAGGGCGAGTATCGGCGGCTTGCCGCCGAACTCGGTCTCGTCATCGTCTGCCCGGATACCAGCCCTCGTGGAGACCATGTTCCCGACGAGGCCGACAACTGGCAGTTCGGCAAGGGCGCCGGTTTTTACGTCGACGCCACCCAGCCGCCCTATGCTGCGAATTATGGCATGTGCAGCTACATCGCCGAAGAGCTGCCGAAGCTGATCGCGGCCGAGTTCCCGGTCGATATGGACCGCCAGGGGATCTTCGGTCATTCGATGGGCGGACACGGCGCGATCACCATCGCGCTCAAGAACCCCGACCGCTTCCGCAGCTGCTCGGCCTTCGCGCCGATCAGCCACCCCTCAGTTTCCGGCTGGTCGAAGCCCGCCTTCCGGAAATATCTCGGAGCCGATGAAAAGACGTGGCGGGCCTATGATGCCTGCTCGCTGATCGAGGATGGCTATCGTTTCCCGGAACTCTTCGTCGATCAGGGAACGGCCGATAGCTTTCTGGAGGATGGATTGCGCCCCGCCGAGCTGAAAGCAGCCTGTGAGGCGGCTGAAATCAACCTCACGCTTCGCATGCAGGAAGGCTACGGCCATTCCTACTTCTTCATTTCGACATTCATGGAGGACCATCTGCGCTGGCATGCGCAGAGGCTGGGATAA
- a CDS encoding S-(hydroxymethyl)glutathione dehydrogenase/class III alcohol dehydrogenase yields MDVRAAVAVQAGKPLEVMTVQLDGPKAGEVLIEVKATGICHTDDFTLSGADPEGLFPAILGHEGAGIVVDVGQGVTSVKKGDHVIPLYTPECRECYSCTSRKTNLCTSIRATQGQGVMPDGTSRFSIGKDKIHHYMGCSTFANYTVLPEIALAKINPDAPFDKVCYIGCGVTTGIGAVINTAKVEIGSTAIVFGLGGIGLNVIQGLRLAGADMIIGVDINPDRKAWGEKFGMTHFVNPKDVGDDIVPYLVNMTKRGGDLIGGADYTFDCTGNTKVMRQALEASHRGWGKSVIIGVAGAGQEISTRPFQLVTGRNWMGTAFGGARGRTDVPKIVDWYMQGKIQIDPMITHTMPLEDINKGFDLMHKGESIRGVVLY; encoded by the coding sequence ATGGACGTTCGCGCCGCCGTTGCCGTTCAGGCAGGAAAACCGCTCGAAGTGATGACCGTGCAGCTCGACGGCCCGAAGGCCGGCGAAGTGTTGATCGAGGTCAAGGCGACGGGCATTTGCCACACCGATGATTTCACTCTCTCCGGCGCCGATCCGGAAGGCCTCTTCCCCGCCATTCTCGGCCATGAGGGCGCCGGCATCGTCGTCGATGTTGGCCAGGGCGTCACCTCGGTCAAGAAGGGCGACCATGTCATTCCGCTTTACACGCCGGAATGCCGCGAGTGCTATTCCTGCACGTCGCGCAAAACCAATCTCTGCACTTCGATCCGCGCCACCCAGGGTCAGGGCGTGATGCCGGATGGTACGAGCCGCTTCTCGATCGGCAAGGACAAGATCCATCACTATATGGGCTGCTCGACCTTCGCCAATTACACTGTGCTGCCCGAGATCGCGCTCGCCAAGATCAATCCCGACGCGCCCTTCGACAAGGTCTGCTACATCGGCTGCGGCGTCACCACAGGCATCGGCGCCGTCATCAACACGGCCAAGGTGGAGATCGGATCGACGGCGATCGTCTTCGGGCTTGGCGGCATCGGCCTGAACGTCATCCAGGGCCTGCGGCTGGCCGGCGCCGACATGATCATCGGCGTCGATATCAACCCGGATCGCAAGGCATGGGGCGAAAAGTTCGGCATGACGCATTTCGTCAATCCGAAGGACGTTGGCGACGACATCGTCCCCTATCTGGTCAACATGACCAAACGGGGCGGCGACCTGATCGGCGGCGCCGACTACACCTTCGACTGCACCGGCAATACGAAGGTCATGCGTCAGGCGCTGGAAGCTTCGCATCGCGGCTGGGGCAAATCGGTGATCATCGGCGTTGCCGGCGCCGGCCAGGAGATCTCGACGCGTCCGTTCCAGCTCGTCACCGGCCGCAACTGGATGGGCACGGCCTTCGGCGGCGCACGCGGGCGCACCGACGTTCCGAAGATCGTCGACTGGTACATGCAGGGCAAGATCCAGATCGATCCGATGATCACCCACACCATGCCGCTTGAAGACATCAACAAGGGCTTCGACCTGATGCACAAGGGAGAAAGCATCCGCGGCGTGGTGCTGTATTAA
- a CDS encoding dimethylsulfonioproprionate lyase family protein → MARAVGRPIKPGADLLLNDDEKPAYIRLHDIGRERRPRPLQEFLNDVGGLMLSAEAPAVASFVAGKVLQRLLKTGKVRPEGGPLPGVPEGLDDAVRHLAKSGRKYEAIAGQFQSLADKLLWRRGRSGPFASLNFGNTHSHAVVVGPGGMEERADLRVGVIYMDRYTRFPDHVQTQPRAFILLSPGEICLGDSQWFSAATGTVFANDAGQSFAIRCTAQPLLAVWCQVEPG, encoded by the coding sequence GTGGCGCGCGCGGTGGGACGTCCAATCAAACCTGGTGCCGACCTTCTTCTGAACGATGACGAGAAGCCGGCATATATACGGCTGCACGACATCGGCAGGGAAAGGCGGCCTCGGCCGCTGCAGGAATTCCTCAACGACGTCGGCGGCCTGATGCTGTCGGCGGAAGCTCCTGCCGTCGCCAGTTTCGTTGCGGGCAAGGTCCTTCAGCGGCTGCTGAAAACAGGAAAGGTGCGCCCGGAGGGCGGGCCTCTTCCCGGCGTGCCCGAAGGGCTCGACGATGCCGTCCGCCATCTTGCAAAGTCGGGACGGAAATATGAGGCGATCGCCGGCCAGTTCCAGAGTCTCGCCGACAAGCTGCTCTGGAGACGCGGCCGCTCCGGGCCGTTTGCCAGCCTGAATTTCGGCAATACGCACTCCCATGCGGTCGTGGTCGGTCCCGGCGGCATGGAGGAGCGCGCCGATCTCAGGGTCGGCGTCATCTATATGGATCGCTACACCCGGTTCCCCGATCACGTTCAGACGCAGCCGCGCGCCTTCATCCTGCTTTCGCCGGGAGAAATCTGCCTTGGCGATTCCCAATGGTTTTCTGCCGCTACCGGCACAGTCTTTGCAAACGATGCCGGGCAATCCTTCGCGATAAGATGCACGGCCCAGCCTCTTCTGGCGGTTTGGTGCCAGGTCGAGCCGGGATGA
- a CDS encoding electron transfer flavoprotein subunit alpha/FixB family protein — translation MTILLLADHDNSSLSDQTTKALTAATQIGGDIHILVAGKGARAAADAAAKLSGVSKVLLAESDALANNLAEPLADLIVSLAGSYDTIVSAATSVGKTVLPRVAALLDVAQVSEIIEVVSSDTFKRPIYAGNAIQTVQASDAKKVITVRTASFAAAPAGGSAAVEAIPAVSDPGLSRFVSDALSASERPELTSAKIIISGGRALGSSEKFKEVILPVADKLGAAVGASRAAVDAGYAPNDWQVGQTGKVVAPDLYIAAGISGAIQHLAGMKDSKVIVAINKDEEAPIFQVADYGLVADLFEVLPELEKAL, via the coding sequence ATGACCATTCTTCTTCTGGCCGATCACGACAATTCGAGCCTCTCCGACCAGACCACCAAGGCGCTGACCGCCGCAACCCAGATCGGCGGCGACATTCACATTCTCGTCGCCGGCAAGGGTGCCAGGGCTGCGGCCGATGCGGCCGCCAAACTTTCCGGCGTCTCTAAAGTGCTGCTTGCCGAAAGCGACGCGCTTGCCAACAATCTGGCCGAACCGCTCGCCGACCTGATCGTCTCGCTCGCCGGCTCCTATGACACGATCGTCTCGGCCGCGACCTCGGTCGGCAAGACGGTGCTGCCGCGGGTGGCAGCCCTCCTCGACGTCGCCCAGGTCTCGGAGATCATCGAGGTCGTCTCATCCGATACCTTCAAGCGGCCGATCTATGCCGGCAATGCCATTCAGACGGTGCAGGCAAGCGATGCCAAGAAGGTCATCACCGTGCGCACCGCTTCCTTCGCCGCCGCGCCGGCAGGCGGTTCTGCCGCCGTCGAGGCGATCCCGGCGGTGTCCGATCCGGGGCTGTCGCGTTTCGTCTCCGATGCGCTGTCGGCGTCGGAACGTCCGGAGCTGACCTCGGCGAAGATCATCATCTCCGGCGGCCGGGCGCTCGGCTCCTCCGAGAAGTTCAAGGAGGTCATTCTGCCGGTCGCCGACAAGCTCGGGGCGGCCGTCGGCGCCAGCCGCGCTGCCGTCGATGCCGGTTATGCGCCGAACGACTGGCAGGTCGGCCAGACCGGCAAGGTGGTGGCGCCCGATCTCTATATCGCGGCCGGCATCTCCGGGGCGATCCAGCATCTGGCCGGCATGAAGGACTCGAAGGTGATCGTCGCCATCAACAAGGACGAGGAGGCGCCGATCTTCCAGGTCGCCGACTACGGCCTCGTCGCCGATCTCTTCGAGGTCCTGCCGGAACTCGAAAAGGCGCTCTGA
- a CDS encoding electron transfer flavoprotein subunit beta/FixA family protein — protein MKILVPVKRVVDYNVKIRVKPDGTGVELANVKMSMNPFDEISVEEALRLKEAGKAEEVVVVSIGPAKAEETLRTALAMGADRAILVETDDAVEPLAVAKILKGIAEAEQPGLVITGKQAIDDDSNQTGQMLAALLGMPQATFASKIEIGDGKATVTREVDGGLQTIEIKLPAVVTTDLRLNEPRYASLPNIMKAKKKPLDKKAPADFGVDTTPRLKVLKTEEPSGRKAGVKVKSVAELVDKLKNEAGVL, from the coding sequence ATGAAGATTCTCGTGCCCGTCAAGCGGGTTGTCGACTACAACGTGAAGATCCGTGTGAAGCCGGATGGCACGGGTGTCGAGCTTGCCAATGTGAAGATGTCGATGAACCCGTTCGACGAGATCTCGGTAGAAGAGGCGCTGAGATTGAAGGAAGCCGGCAAGGCTGAGGAAGTGGTGGTAGTCTCGATCGGTCCTGCCAAGGCCGAGGAGACGCTGCGGACGGCACTTGCCATGGGCGCCGACCGGGCGATCCTGGTCGAGACCGACGATGCCGTCGAACCGCTCGCCGTCGCCAAGATCCTGAAAGGGATCGCCGAAGCCGAACAGCCGGGGCTTGTCATCACCGGCAAGCAGGCGATCGACGACGATTCCAACCAGACCGGCCAGATGCTGGCGGCGCTGCTCGGCATGCCCCAGGCGACCTTCGCCTCGAAGATCGAGATCGGCGACGGCAAGGCGACCGTCACCCGCGAGGTCGACGGCGGCCTGCAGACGATCGAGATCAAGCTGCCGGCGGTGGTGACCACCGACCTGCGCTTGAACGAGCCGCGTTACGCCTCACTGCCGAACATCATGAAGGCGAAGAAGAAGCCGCTCGACAAGAAGGCGCCTGCCGATTTCGGCGTCGACACGACGCCGCGGCTGAAGGTGCTGAAGACCGAGGAACCGTCCGGCCGCAAGGCCGGCGTCAAGGTCAAGTCGGTCGCTGAGCTGGTCGACAAGCTGAAGAACGAAGCCGGCGTGCTGTAA
- a CDS encoding dimethylsulfoniopropionate lyase: MNLRNESLQHFLEAANVAFDQFAKAPEARRSIGQIFAALERPGSARAGKGSRLPVCDQLDMALSVDTSYACLARLIEGFRGIEPMLEWHRRTKYDHTASDNFVDGHANALIIGPGGLEERNDLWLGVTLMAPHVRYPDHDHAPEEVYLVLSKGEFRQGEGDWFSPGIGGSFYNIPGIKHAMRSVDTPFFAFWALLAEQPH; the protein is encoded by the coding sequence ATGAACTTGCGCAATGAAAGCCTCCAGCACTTCCTGGAGGCGGCGAATGTGGCTTTCGATCAGTTCGCGAAAGCTCCAGAAGCCCGCCGTTCGATCGGTCAGATCTTTGCGGCGCTGGAGCGTCCGGGGAGCGCGCGGGCAGGAAAAGGAAGCCGGTTGCCCGTCTGTGATCAGCTCGATATGGCGCTCTCGGTCGATACGTCCTATGCTTGCCTGGCGCGATTGATCGAGGGTTTCAGAGGCATCGAGCCAATGCTTGAATGGCATCGGCGCACCAAGTATGACCACACGGCCAGCGACAATTTCGTCGATGGGCATGCCAATGCCTTGATCATCGGCCCGGGCGGATTGGAGGAGCGAAACGACCTGTGGCTCGGCGTGACGTTGATGGCGCCTCACGTGCGCTATCCCGACCACGACCATGCGCCGGAGGAAGTCTATCTCGTGCTTTCCAAGGGAGAGTTTCGACAAGGGGAGGGGGACTGGTTTTCGCCTGGGATCGGCGGATCGTTCTACAATATCCCCGGAATCAAACATGCCATGAGATCGGTCGATACACCGTTCTTCGCCTTCTGGGCACTGCTTGCCGAACAGCCGCACTGA